The following are encoded in a window of Candidatus Methylomirabilota bacterium genomic DNA:
- the secE gene encoding preprotein translocase subunit SecE: MEFLTRLREFFQEVTAEFRRVNWPSRQEVAASTVVVLAVVLVLSMYLGAVDVALSRLVEVILK, from the coding sequence TGGAATTTCTGACGCGGTTGCGGGAGTTCTTCCAGGAGGTGACGGCCGAGTTCAGGCGGGTGAACTGGCCGAGCCGTCAAGAGGTGGCGGCGTCGACGGTGGTGGTGCTGGCGGTGGTGTTGGTCCTGTCCATGTATCTGGGCGCCGTCGACGTGGCGTTGTCGCGCCTGGTGGAGGTGATCCTGAAATGA
- the nusG gene encoding transcription termination/antitermination protein NusG, protein MSETGTTAKQWFVVHTYSGFENKVASGIESRAKIFGLQDMIGRVIVPTEKVREIRKSKKIETEQKFFPGYLLVEMELTDDTWHLVRSTPKVTGFVGSGSKPVPLPPEEVEGILRQMEEGAEKPKLKSTFQKGDKVRVIEGPFVNFQGSIDDLNPERGKLKVMVAIFGRLTPVELEYYQVERL, encoded by the coding sequence ATGAGCGAGACCGGCACGACCGCCAAGCAGTGGTTCGTGGTGCACACCTACTCCGGCTTCGAGAACAAGGTGGCCTCGGGCATCGAGTCGCGCGCCAAGATCTTTGGACTGCAAGACATGATCGGGCGCGTGATCGTGCCCACCGAGAAGGTGCGCGAGATCCGCAAGAGCAAGAAGATCGAGACCGAACAGAAGTTCTTCCCGGGCTACCTGCTCGTGGAGATGGAGCTGACCGACGACACGTGGCACCTCGTTCGCTCCACCCCGAAGGTGACCGGCTTCGTGGGCTCCGGGTCCAAGCCGGTGCCCCTGCCGCCCGAAGAGGTCGAGGGGATCCTGCGGCAGATGGAGGAAGGCGCGGAGAAGCCGAAGCTCAAGTCGACCTTCCAGAAGGGCGACAAGGTGCGGGTGATCGAGGGGCCGTTCGTGAACTTCCAGGGCTCCATCGACGACCTGAACCCGGAGCGCGGCAAGCTCAAGGTCATGGTGGCCATCTTCGGGCGGCTCACGCCCGTGGAGCTCGAGTACT